GGAAGAGGGAGCCGGTGGGCTTGAGGATGCGGTGTGCCTCGAGCAGGCGCGGCTCCAGGAAGGCCAGGAAATCGTCGAAGAAGTCCACGAAGCCCTTGGTCCCGACGCGGACCGTCCGGTACCTCCTGCCTTGGAACCCGATCCGATCCCCATCCGCTTCGTCCCGGATCGTCTGGATCTGGGTGCGCTTTTGAATCTTTCCGGTGTTGAAGGGGGGGTCGATGTAGATGAGGTCCACGGACGCGGAAGGCAGCGTGGGGAGGACCTCCATGTTGTCTGCGAGCACGATCTTGCCCATCCCGTTCTCCCGGCTCGAGGCGCGGCGCCCAACGCTGCCGGCGCTTCCCTCGCGTATATCACAGCCGCTCCGGGGCGTTCCACGCGGGCACGCATTCTCTGCAGCGGTCCGGGCTTGCGAACGATGGCGCTGACCCGGCAGAAGAGGGAGTTGCCAGGCCTTCTGAGGCGGGAAAGGCGCGATACGGAGGGTGCCGCGTGACGCGGCTAGGCCGCGGAAGTTCTCCGGCACAGACGATCAGTCGTGGTCTTCCGCGGCGGCTTGGGGGTCGTAGGCCGCCTGGCGGCCCGGGCAGTCGCGGCTGCCGCAGAGGCGGCAGGAGACGAAGGGGCGGTCGGAGGGGAAGATCAGGCCCGAGAGGGACTTTCGGGGGATCATGAGGAAGCTCTCGGTGAGGCGGACGCCGAGCCTCCCCTCCACGTCGCCCAGGAGGCCGAAGAGGGCGCGCTGCTCGGTGATGGGCCAGTCGGGCAAGGAGCCGGGGGCGAGGCTGTAGAGCTTGGGGAGGCCGAAGGCCTCGCCGACTCGAGCCCGCAGGGCGTCCCGGGCGCGGGCGAGGGCGAGATTGGCCACCTCGTGGAGGCAGTACTGCTCCAGGAGGTCGGCGGTGCGGCTCACCTCCTCCTCCACCCGGGGGCCCAGGGTGACCAGGTAGGGGAAGACCTGCTCGGCGCCCCGGGTGTGGCGGGCCAGGACGACGCTGTGGAGGCGCGCTGCGCCCACCGCGACCCAGTCCTCGCCCCGCTCGCCGACGGGGTGGACGGCATAGAGACCCCGGGGCTTGGCGAGCTCGAGCACCCTGCGGATGAGCACGCGCACCCGGGCCTCGGGGTCCCGGGTGCGCCCCAGTCGCAGGCGCTTGACCGCGCTCGCGGGGTCGAGCTCCAGGGGGAGGGGTTCGAGGAGGGTCGGGTTCACGGTGAAGTCCTCCCGGGGGCTGGGTTTCGCCCGGCCAGGTCCATCCGCCCGGACGCCCGCAGCGCAAGCTCCGTGCGAACGTGGAACACTCCGCCGGCCCCCAGCGGCGCCGTCACCCGTTCCTCGTGCCAGTGGAGGACGGGCTCGGCTACTCCCTCGCCGGCCAGGCGCTCGCGGGCCAGGACCTCCAGGGTTCGGCGGCCGGCGGCGAGGGCATCCTCGGCGTCCGGGAACTGCGTCCGTCCTTCGGGGGCATACAGGATTGCGGTGCCCTCGGGGGTGGGGTGGACCTCGGCGCGCAGGGTGACCTCCACGGCTCCCACCACGGCGCCGACCGCAGTGGAGACGGGGAAGGCTTCGGGGAGCACGCAGCGGGCCCCAAGCCGGACGAAGGCCTCCGGGAGGAAGGCGGCGGCGGGCGCGCCCCCTCCCAGGACGGGGCCGCCCAGGCGGACCTGCACTTCCACCGGGCTTGCGTCGGTACGCTCCGACCGGGTGGGGAACCATGCGGGCCAGAGCTCCGCCAAGGCCGGGCCGCGCTCCGGGTCAGCGAAGGCCACGGCCTCGGTGCAGAGCCGGCGGCGGATCTCCTCTTCGACTGCCGCGGCGAAGGCCTCGACGGAAAGGCCCGCGCGGCGGGCCCAGAGGGCGAGGCCGAGGCGCGAAGCTTCGGGGTCCCCGAGGGAAAACTCCCCCGCCGCCGCCCGCAGGTCCGTGGGGGTGAGGGCGGCTCGGGCGACGAGACCGTCGTGCTCCAGGCGCTCGAGCTCGCTCAGTGAGACGGATCGCCCGGCGTCCTCCAGGAGGAGGGCCTCGCTCAGCGGGCCGGACCGCAGGGCGCCGGGATCCTTGGGGGCTCCTTCTGCCGGCAGCCACAGGCACGAGGGGTTGGCTCGGCGCGAGGCCGGGGGACGGCGCAGGGCCTCCCGCAGGAGGGCGACGACCCGGGGGGAGCGCGCCGCCGCGAGGCACAGGGGCTCGACCCGCCGCGGGCCGACCTCGACGCTGCCTTGCCGCCAGGAGATGAGGCTGTCTCCCCCGAGCCCGACGGTGCGCATTCGGGCGGCCTCCACGTGGGTCTGCCAGGGCCCCACCCGCGCTCCTTCCCCGTCCAGCTCCACCCGGCCCCCGGAGAGGAGCGCAAGGTCGGTGGTGGTGCCCCCCATGTCCACCACGAACCCGTCGGCGAGTCCGCTCAGGTGGCTCGCCCCCAGGGCGCTCGCCGCCGGCCCCGAGAGCAGCGTCTCCACCGGCCGCTCCCGGGCGGTGGCCGCCGACATGAGGGTGCCGTCACCCCGGACCACCATGAGGGGGGCTCGGACGCCGGCCGTCGCGAGGACGGCCTCGGTGGCGTCGAAGAGGCCGGTCAAAAGGGGGATCAGGCGGGCGTTCCACCACGCGGTAACCGCCCGGCGGATTACGTCGAGGCGCGACGACAGGCGGTGGCCGCAAACCGTGGGAAGCCCGCTGCGCTCGGCCACGAGGCGGGCCGCTGCGAGCTCGTGGGCGGGGTTGCGCACCGAGAAGACCGCTGCGACGGCCATGGCCTGGAGCCCGGGGGGGAACCGATCGAGCCCGGCCTCCAGGGAGGCCCGGTCCAGAGCCCCGCGTTCCTCTCCCCAGTAGTCGTGCCCGCCGGCCACGGCCAGGAGGGGAGGGTTGCCGGGCAGGCGGGGCAGCGGCGGGTCGTACCCGATGAGGACGAGGCCGGCGCGGGCGCCCCGTCCTTCCACGAGGGCGTTGGTCGCGAACGTCGTGGCGAGGCCCACGAGCCCCACCCGGGCCAGGTGCTCCCGGGGGAGTTTCGCGAGGGCGCCGGCGATCCCCCGGGCGGGCTGGGCCGGGATGGTGGGCGCCTTGGCCCAGGCCACGACCTCTCCCGCTCCGTCCAGGAGTGCGGCGTCGGTGTAGCTCCCCCCGGCGTCGAGGCCCAGGCGCAGGAGGGCGGCGGGTGTCACGGCTTCTGCCCGAGTGGAAACCTACAGACGGGTTGACGGGAACCGCAGAGGCGCAAAGGTGCGGCACCAAGTGGGGTGTCGGGCATTGCGGAAGGGCACTCCCTTGGCCTCGATTTCCCTCGCCCCGCACACGAGATACGTTCTTCTCTGCGCCCTCTGCGCCTCTGCGGTTCCATCCCCTGGTCCTACAGCCCCTCGAACCGCTTGCCCCGGTAGGCCTTGAGGTACTTCATGCAATAGTTGTCGCGGCCCGCCAGGGCCTCGGCAGCCACCAGGTTGGCCATCATGCGCCGGTCCAGGGGGTTGATGATCAGCCCGTCGAGCCCCTTGGCCACGGCCATCACCGCGAAGGTCTGGTTGAGGAGCTTTCGCTCCGGCAGGCCGTAGCTGATGTTCGAGAGCCCGCACATGGTGTGCACCCCGGGAAACCCGGTCATGATGCCCTCCACGGCCTTGAGGAACTCCACCCCGAAGTCGCTGCGGGTGGACAGGGGCTGCACCAGCGGGTCCACGAAGATGTTGCCGATGGCGACGCCGTTGCGGGTGAGGCCCTCGATGAGCCGCCCGGCAATCTGGATCCGCTGGTCGGCGGTCTCGGGCATCCCCTCGTCGCTCATGCACAGCGCCACGACCTTGAGGTCGGTGCCGGCCACCAGGGGCAGGAGCGCCTCGTAGCGGTCCTTTTCCAGGCTGATGGAGTTGATCATGGGCGCCGCGGGCCCCTTGTGGACCTTGAGGGCCGCCTCGATGGCCCTGGGGTCGGGGCTGTCGATGCAGCAGGGGGCCGCAACGGCCTCCTGGACGGTCTGTACGAGCCAGGTCAGGTACTCGGCCTCCTGGCCCACGAAGATGCCGGCGTTGACGTCGATGTAGTCGGCGCCCGCCTCCCGTTGTTCCACCGCCACCCGCTGGATCTCGGCCGCGTCCTTCTTCTCGATGGCCGGGCCCATGGCCTTTCGGCTGGCGTTGATGAGTTCTCCGACGACGATCATGTGCTCTCCTCGTGACGCGTAACAGGTGAGGGGTGACGGCGGCTCAGCAGGTAGGGC
This region of Thermodesulfobacteriota bacterium genomic DNA includes:
- a CDS encoding methyltetrahydrofolate cobalamin methyltransferase, with product MIVVGELINASRKAMGPAIEKKDAAEIQRVAVEQREAGADYIDVNAGIFVGQEAEYLTWLVQTVQEAVAAPCCIDSPDPRAIEAALKVHKGPAAPMINSISLEKDRYEALLPLVAGTDLKVVALCMSDEGMPETADQRIQIAGRLIEGLTRNGVAIGNIFVDPLVQPLSTRSDFGVEFLKAVEGIMTGFPGVHTMCGLSNISYGLPERKLLNQTFAVMAVAKGLDGLIINPLDRRMMANLVAAEALAGRDNYCMKYLKAYRGKRFEGL
- a CDS encoding hydantoinase/oxoprolinase family protein, translated to MTPAALLRLGLDAGGSYTDAALLDGAGEVVAWAKAPTIPAQPARGIAGALAKLPREHLARVGLVGLATTFATNALVEGRGARAGLVLIGYDPPLPRLPGNPPLLAVAGGHDYWGEERGALDRASLEAGLDRFPPGLQAMAVAAVFSVRNPAHELAAARLVAERSGLPTVCGHRLSSRLDVIRRAVTAWWNARLIPLLTGLFDATEAVLATAGVRAPLMVVRGDGTLMSAATARERPVETLLSGPAASALGASHLSGLADGFVVDMGGTTTDLALLSGGRVELDGEGARVGPWQTHVEAARMRTVGLGGDSLISWRQGSVEVGPRRVEPLCLAAARSPRVVALLREALRRPPASRRANPSCLWLPAEGAPKDPGALRSGPLSEALLLEDAGRSVSLSELERLEHDGLVARAALTPTDLRAAAGEFSLGDPEASRLGLALWARRAGLSVEAFAAAVEEEIRRRLCTEAVAFADPERGPALAELWPAWFPTRSERTDASPVEVQVRLGGPVLGGGAPAAAFLPEAFVRLGARCVLPEAFPVSTAVGAVVGAVEVTLRAEVHPTPEGTAILYAPEGRTQFPDAEDALAAGRRTLEVLARERLAGEGVAEPVLHWHEERVTAPLGAGGVFHVRTELALRASGRMDLAGRNPAPGRTSP
- a CDS encoding vitamin B12 dependent-methionine synthase activation domain-containing protein; the encoded protein is MNPTLLEPLPLELDPASAVKRLRLGRTRDPEARVRVLIRRVLELAKPRGLYAVHPVGERGEDWVAVGAARLHSVVLARHTRGAEQVFPYLVTLGPRVEEEVSRTADLLEQYCLHEVANLALARARDALRARVGEAFGLPKLYSLAPGSLPDWPITEQRALFGLLGDVEGRLGVRLTESFLMIPRKSLSGLIFPSDRPFVSCRLCGSRDCPGRQAAYDPQAAAEDHD